In Thermoanaerobaculia bacterium, the following proteins share a genomic window:
- a CDS encoding helical backbone metal receptor: MRRLHSRALAALSFLSAASFAPAAPAAPRRVVALAPNLTEIVFALGAGGRLVGVSALSDYPPAAASLPPVGGLTPDLEKIVSLRPDLVLATTEGNPAASVKILADRGIPVLTTSAPDLDGVLASIREIGDRLGVRAEGERLAAALARRRDAVLRRRRGSGPSAVLLIWPSPPQAAGAGTFAADILRTAGARNCVGRPGWPVVSPEFLLTAACDAVVYPVEKDTMPVFARAFREGPLSRMPAVAAGRVIGIDGDRLIRPGPRSFDALEELAAALAKIPR; this comes from the coding sequence ATGCGCCGCCTCCATTCGCGCGCGCTGGCCGCGCTCTCCTTCCTCTCCGCGGCGTCCTTCGCGCCGGCCGCGCCCGCGGCGCCCCGCCGCGTCGTCGCTCTCGCTCCGAATCTGACGGAGATCGTCTTCGCGCTCGGCGCCGGCGGCCGCCTCGTCGGGGTATCGGCACTCTCGGACTACCCGCCCGCCGCGGCGTCGCTTCCGCCGGTCGGCGGTCTCACGCCGGATCTCGAGAAGATCGTCTCGCTGCGCCCCGACCTCGTGCTGGCGACGACCGAAGGGAACCCGGCGGCGTCGGTGAAGATCCTCGCCGACCGGGGGATCCCGGTCCTCACGACGTCGGCCCCGGACCTCGACGGAGTGCTCGCGTCGATCCGCGAGATCGGCGATCGCCTCGGCGTGAGGGCCGAAGGCGAGCGGCTCGCCGCCGCGCTCGCGCGGCGCCGCGACGCGGTGCTCCGGCGGCGGCGGGGATCGGGACCTTCCGCGGTTCTCCTCATCTGGCCCTCGCCGCCGCAGGCGGCCGGCGCCGGGACGTTCGCCGCCGACATCCTGAGGACGGCGGGGGCGCGCAACTGCGTCGGCCGGCCGGGGTGGCCGGTCGTCTCGCCGGAGTTTCTCCTGACCGCTGCCTGCGACGCCGTGGTGTACCCCGTGGAGAAGGACACCATGCCGGTCTTCGCCCGTGCGTTCCGCGAGGGGCCGCTGTCGCGCATGCCGGCCGTCGCCGCCGGGCGCGTCATCGGTATCGACGGCGACCGTCTGATCCGTCCGGGGCCGCGCTCCTTCGACGCGCTCGAGGAGCTCGCGGCCGCGCTCGCGAAGATCCCGCGATGA
- a CDS encoding iron ABC transporter permease — MKGRRASPAGAIAAAFAILAAAAVFAVLVGSVPLSFEALRRGDPVARAILSLRLPRVALAAGTGAALAIAGAALQALLKNPLADPFLLGTSGGAAAGAAVAVYFGASALASPAGAFAGAAAATAAVLLLSLRSGRLDLQRLLLAGVTANAFFSAVILLLFSSSAGGRSRSMLFWMMGSLAEARPSEAAALGLYLAVGGGLLLATAPSLNLFLVGEESAASLGVAVDRTKALVFAAAALLAAAATSFVGIVGFVGLIAPHLARLAWGNDQRRLLPCSAAAGGALVVLADALSRLLFSPAEIPIGAVTALVGVPFFLLALRRVS, encoded by the coding sequence ATGAAGGGACGCCGCGCTTCGCCCGCCGGAGCGATCGCCGCCGCGTTCGCGATCCTCGCGGCGGCTGCCGTTTTCGCGGTCCTCGTCGGAAGCGTGCCGCTCTCGTTCGAGGCGCTCCGCCGCGGCGACCCGGTCGCTCGGGCGATCCTCTCGCTCCGGCTGCCGCGGGTCGCGCTCGCGGCCGGCACCGGAGCCGCGCTCGCGATCGCGGGGGCGGCGCTGCAGGCGCTGCTCAAGAACCCGCTCGCCGATCCTTTTCTGCTCGGGACCTCGGGAGGCGCGGCCGCCGGCGCGGCCGTCGCCGTCTATTTCGGCGCGTCGGCGCTCGCGTCGCCGGCCGGAGCCTTCGCGGGGGCGGCCGCGGCGACCGCGGCGGTGCTCCTCCTCTCGCTTCGTTCCGGCCGCCTGGACCTCCAGCGGCTGCTCCTGGCCGGAGTCACCGCCAACGCGTTCTTCTCCGCGGTGATCCTCCTGCTCTTCTCCTCGTCGGCCGGAGGGCGCTCGCGTTCGATGCTCTTCTGGATGATGGGAAGCCTCGCCGAAGCGCGGCCGTCGGAGGCGGCGGCGCTCGGCCTCTATCTCGCCGTCGGCGGAGGGCTCCTGCTCGCGACGGCGCCCTCGCTCAACCTCTTTCTCGTGGGCGAGGAGAGCGCCGCCTCGCTCGGCGTCGCCGTCGACCGGACGAAGGCCCTCGTGTTCGCTGCCGCCGCGCTGCTGGCGGCCGCGGCGACGTCGTTTGTCGGGATCGTCGGGTTCGTGGGCCTGATCGCGCCGCATCTGGCGCGGCTCGCGTGGGGGAACGATCAGCGCCGGCTGCTTCCCTGCAGCGCCGCGGCGGGCGGCGCTCTCGTCGTGCTCGCCGACGCGCTTTCCCGTCTCCTCTTCTCGCCGGCCGAGATCCCGATCGGCGCCGTCACGGCGCTGGTCGGCGTGCCGTTCTTCCTGCTCGCTCTCCGGAGGGTCTCGTGA
- a CDS encoding ABC transporter ATP-binding protein yields the protein MTAGLAVAGLRAGYGRETALDGVDFEAGAGRLVALAGENGSGKSTLLKAIAGVVPRSTGEIRLGGESIREWPRRKRARAVAYAAQSVDLIFPISVRDLVLQGRAPWRSGFLWESGEDREIAEEAMRACDVLDLAERDATRLSGGERRRAFLARLLAQRAAVWLLDEPTADLDPRHRLEFLEVLREAHARARPIVLWATHDVNEALAIADDLLLLRRGRLVAAGPVDGALAPEALERTFSIGAAVERDAAGRPRVTFFRPSS from the coding sequence GTGACGGCGGGACTCGCGGTCGCGGGGCTGCGCGCGGGATACGGCCGGGAGACGGCGCTCGACGGCGTCGACTTCGAGGCGGGCGCGGGACGGCTCGTCGCGCTCGCGGGGGAGAACGGGTCGGGAAAGTCGACGCTGCTGAAGGCGATCGCCGGCGTCGTCCCGAGGTCGACGGGCGAGATCCGGCTCGGCGGCGAGTCGATCCGGGAGTGGCCCCGGCGCAAGCGCGCCCGGGCCGTCGCCTACGCGGCTCAGTCGGTCGACCTCATCTTTCCGATTTCCGTTCGCGACCTCGTCCTCCAGGGACGCGCCCCGTGGCGTTCCGGGTTCCTCTGGGAGAGCGGGGAGGACCGCGAGATCGCCGAAGAGGCGATGCGCGCCTGCGACGTGCTCGATCTCGCCGAGCGCGACGCGACCCGGCTCTCGGGAGGCGAGCGCCGCCGCGCGTTCCTCGCGCGCCTGCTCGCGCAGCGCGCCGCCGTGTGGCTCCTCGACGAGCCGACCGCGGATCTCGACCCGCGCCACCGGCTGGAGTTCCTCGAGGTGCTGCGGGAAGCGCACGCGCGCGCCCGGCCGATCGTGCTCTGGGCCACCCACGACGTCAACGAGGCGCTCGCGATCGCCGACGACCTGCTGCTGCTCCGCCGCGGACGCCTCGTCGCGGCCGGTCCCGTCGACGGCGCGCTCGCGCCGGAGGCGCTGGAGCGGACCTTCTCGATCGGCGCGGCGGTCGAGCGCGACGCGGCGGGACGACCGCGGGTGACGTTCTTTCGGCCGAGCTCCTGA
- the accD gene encoding acetyl-CoA carboxylase, carboxyltransferase subunit beta: protein MWFKKDKAPKEPRQNRPSKVPEGLWVKCTSCREIIYAKELHRFVKICPRCGYHFPLSATERLRSLFDGETFTVVESELRSGDPLHFKDSKRYRDRLKQYEESVGPEDAAIVAHGAVDGLPTVIVAMEFGFMGGSMGSVVGEKIARAAERCVRDRAALVIVCTSGGARMQEGILSLMQMAKTSAALVRLGEARLPYIAVLTDPTTGGVTASYAMLGDLTIAEPKALIGFAGPRVIEQTIRQTLPPGFQRSEFLLEHGMVDMVVERKDLKEMVGRCLRLLMG from the coding sequence ATGTGGTTCAAGAAGGACAAGGCTCCGAAGGAGCCCCGGCAGAACCGTCCCAGCAAGGTCCCCGAGGGGCTCTGGGTCAAGTGCACGTCGTGCCGGGAGATCATCTACGCCAAGGAGCTCCACCGGTTCGTCAAGATCTGCCCGCGGTGCGGCTACCATTTCCCGCTCTCCGCGACCGAGCGGCTGCGCTCCCTCTTCGACGGCGAGACGTTCACGGTCGTCGAGAGCGAGCTCCGGTCGGGCGACCCGCTCCACTTCAAGGACAGCAAGCGGTACCGCGACCGCCTGAAGCAGTACGAGGAGTCGGTCGGGCCCGAGGACGCCGCGATCGTCGCGCACGGAGCCGTCGACGGCCTCCCGACGGTCATCGTCGCCATGGAATTCGGGTTCATGGGCGGATCGATGGGGAGCGTGGTCGGCGAGAAGATCGCGCGCGCGGCGGAGCGGTGCGTCCGCGATCGGGCAGCGCTCGTGATCGTCTGCACGTCCGGCGGCGCCCGGATGCAGGAGGGGATCCTCTCGCTGATGCAGATGGCGAAGACCTCGGCGGCGCTCGTCCGCCTGGGCGAGGCGCGCCTGCCCTACATCGCGGTGCTGACCGACCCCACGACCGGCGGCGTGACGGCTTCCTACGCGATGCTCGGGGACCTCACGATCGCCGAGCCGAAAGCGCTCATCGGTTTCGCCGGGCCGCGCGTGATCGAGCAGACGATCCGGCAGACGCTTCCACCCGGTTTCCAGCGCTCGGAGTTCCTCCTCGAGCACGGGATGGTGGACATGGTCGTGGAGCGGAAGGATCTCAAGGAGATGGTCGGCAGATGCCTGCGGTTATTGATGGGCTGA
- a CDS encoding folylpolyglutamate synthase/dihydrofolate synthase family protein: MTHPALEHLDSLSMRGIKLGLEPIREVLARLGHPERSCPRVLIAGTNGKGSTAAMLSSIFRAAGVRAGLHTSPHLVDVTERVRVGDADVSRRRLGDALEEVFAAAARPPEVPVTYFEAVTAAAERIFAGEECRAAVVEVGLGGRLDATNACEPVLSAVTSIDFDHTADLGSTLAAIAREKAGVFRAGRPALSAASAPEARRVLAAEAERVGAEFIDVPEATRVSARRETGFGQAFTLETPETRYAIETPLRGAHQASNVAVAVAAAERLRPLFPELSAEAIGRGVAAVRWPGRLERFRVEGRTVWLDGCHNPEGARSLAAFLAGRRTPYDLLFGVMGDKDAAAIAAPLFPAAQRIVLVAPEGERAFPVDALAQRLGPLAARAERCASPSEGLERLLRRGDAEIVVAGSLFLAGEVRPRLLGRDAAGRAIA, encoded by the coding sequence GTGACGCACCCCGCCCTGGAACATCTCGATTCCCTCTCGATGCGCGGCATCAAGCTCGGCCTCGAGCCGATCCGGGAAGTGCTCGCGCGCCTCGGCCACCCGGAGCGTTCCTGCCCGCGCGTCCTGATCGCCGGGACCAACGGCAAGGGATCGACGGCGGCCATGCTCTCGTCGATCTTCCGCGCGGCGGGCGTCCGGGCGGGTCTCCACACGTCTCCGCATCTGGTCGACGTCACCGAGCGCGTCCGCGTCGGCGACGCGGACGTGAGTCGACGGCGTCTCGGAGACGCGCTCGAGGAGGTCTTCGCGGCCGCCGCGCGCCCGCCGGAGGTGCCGGTGACGTACTTCGAGGCGGTCACCGCCGCGGCCGAGCGCATCTTCGCCGGCGAGGAGTGCCGCGCCGCGGTCGTGGAAGTCGGCCTGGGAGGACGCCTCGACGCGACGAACGCGTGCGAGCCGGTGCTCTCGGCCGTCACGTCGATCGACTTCGACCACACGGCCGATCTCGGCTCGACGCTCGCGGCCATCGCCCGCGAGAAAGCGGGCGTGTTCCGCGCCGGCCGGCCCGCGCTCTCGGCGGCGTCCGCGCCCGAGGCCCGGCGCGTCCTCGCGGCGGAGGCGGAGAGGGTCGGAGCGGAATTCATCGACGTCCCCGAGGCGACGCGCGTATCGGCGCGCCGCGAGACGGGCTTCGGCCAGGCGTTCACGCTCGAGACGCCGGAAACCCGATACGCGATCGAGACCCCGCTCCGCGGCGCGCACCAGGCATCCAACGTCGCCGTAGCCGTCGCCGCGGCCGAGCGGCTCCGCCCGCTCTTCCCGGAGCTGTCCGCGGAAGCGATCGGTCGAGGCGTGGCGGCCGTCCGCTGGCCGGGTCGGCTCGAGCGCTTCCGCGTCGAAGGGAGGACCGTCTGGCTCGACGGCTGCCACAATCCCGAAGGGGCGCGGTCGCTGGCGGCCTTCCTCGCGGGCCGCCGCACGCCTTACGACCTGCTCTTCGGCGTGATGGGGGACAAGGACGCCGCCGCGATCGCCGCGCCGCTGTTTCCCGCGGCGCAGCGCATCGTCCTCGTCGCGCCGGAAGGAGAGCGGGCGTTCCCGGTCGACGCGCTCGCACAACGCCTGGGGCCCCTCGCCGCGCGCGCCGAGCGCTGCGCCTCGCCGTCGGAGGGGCTCGAGCGTCTGCTTCGCCGCGGCGACGCCGAGATCGTCGTCGCCGGGTCGCTCTTCCTCGCCGGAGAGGTCCGCCCGCGGCTCCTCGGGCGGGACGCGGCCGGGAGGGCGATCGCGTGA
- the dgt gene encoding dNTP triphosphohydrolase yields MKKAAATPWEERQEQLLSVAAARSSRATRPYGDRTERDDPFRAAFARDRDRIVHSRAFRRLKHKTQVFIPFEGDHFRTRLTHTLEVSQIARSVARALALNEDLTEAIALGHDLGHTPFGHSGESVLDALLRGLDAGFPLPPAIAAETGAFKHNYQSVRVVDRLEKRYAHPGLNLTHDVREGILKHTSWKRDFPFPVEFPEGLRLGSGGSLEAQTVNWSDEIAQQAHDLEDGLAMVPEAAIEELEISRRIRKQRGLPADRALRRAELVRGLYREMIADLVTASSARVAAFVERRRIATPEAFDRLRDRLPGNLIGFSADGGRRYRELKAFVYENIIHSFPIARRDGRARLVMRGLFVAFHDNPRLLPDDLLEAYAGEEGIRFLRRVALPEAEREARKHYHRKPRFLRTIADHIAGMTDKFALSEYESLTTAFPSQGSL; encoded by the coding sequence GTGAAGAAGGCCGCCGCGACCCCGTGGGAAGAGCGCCAGGAGCAGCTCCTTTCGGTCGCGGCGGCGAGGAGCTCCCGCGCGACCCGGCCGTACGGCGACCGGACCGAGCGCGACGACCCTTTCCGCGCCGCCTTCGCGCGGGACCGCGACCGCATCGTCCACTCGCGGGCCTTCCGGAGGCTCAAGCACAAGACGCAGGTCTTCATCCCGTTCGAGGGGGATCATTTCCGGACCCGGCTCACGCACACGCTCGAGGTCTCGCAGATCGCCCGCTCCGTCGCCCGCGCACTGGCTCTCAACGAGGACCTGACGGAAGCGATCGCGCTCGGGCACGACCTCGGGCACACCCCCTTCGGCCATTCCGGGGAGTCGGTGCTCGACGCGCTGCTGCGCGGGCTCGACGCGGGATTCCCCCTGCCGCCCGCGATCGCCGCGGAGACCGGCGCGTTCAAGCACAACTACCAGTCGGTCCGCGTCGTCGACCGGCTCGAGAAGCGCTACGCGCACCCGGGCCTGAACCTCACCCACGACGTGCGCGAGGGGATCCTCAAGCACACCTCGTGGAAGCGCGATTTCCCGTTCCCGGTCGAGTTCCCGGAGGGGCTGCGCCTGGGGTCGGGAGGGTCCCTCGAGGCGCAGACCGTGAACTGGTCCGATGAGATCGCGCAGCAGGCGCACGATCTCGAGGACGGCCTCGCGATGGTGCCGGAGGCGGCGATCGAGGAGCTCGAGATCTCGCGCCGGATCCGGAAGCAGCGCGGGCTTCCCGCGGATCGAGCGCTCCGCCGGGCGGAGCTCGTCCGCGGCCTCTATCGGGAGATGATCGCCGATCTCGTCACGGCCTCGTCGGCGCGCGTCGCGGCCTTCGTGGAGAGACGGCGGATCGCGACGCCCGAGGCGTTCGACCGGCTTCGCGACCGTCTCCCCGGGAACCTGATCGGTTTCTCCGCGGACGGCGGGCGCCGGTACCGCGAGCTCAAGGCGTTCGTCTACGAGAACATCATCCACTCGTTTCCGATCGCCCGGCGGGACGGGCGGGCGCGGCTCGTCATGCGCGGGCTCTTCGTCGCTTTCCACGACAATCCGCGGCTCCTGCCGGACGACCTGCTCGAGGCGTACGCCGGCGAGGAGGGGATCCGGTTCCTCCGCCGCGTCGCGCTGCCGGAAGCCGAGCGGGAAGCGCGGAAGCATTACCACCGCAAGCCCCGGTTCCTCCGCACGATCGCGGACCACATCGCGGGGATGACGGACAAGTTCGCGCTCTCCGAGTACGAGTCGCTGACGACGGCATTTCCCTCGCAGGGGTCGTTGTGA
- the glyA gene encoding serine hydroxymethyltransferase translates to MSRTLTPASFLSRDLEVADPEVFRAIQEEARRQSENLELIASENFVSRAVRQAAGSVLTNKYAEGYPGRRYYGGCEFVDRVESLAIERAKALFSAEHANVQPHSGSQANMAVYLTALSAGDVILGMNLSHGGHLTHGHPLSFSGREYKVVAYGVRREDERIDYDELAALAREHRPKLIIAGASAYSRILDFERFGEIAREVGAVLMCDIAHIAGLVVAGLHPSPVPVAEYVTTTTHKTLRGPRGGMILCRSAFQKDLDRNVFPGVQGGPLEHIIAAKAVCFAEAAAPEFSAYQRRIVENARALAAALSARGWRVVSGGTDTHLFSIDVGARGITGKDAEKALDAAGITVNKNTIPFDPLPPLKASGIRIGTPAVTTRGMGVEEMETVAELIAEVLAAPADAETGRRVRGRVRELCGAFPLDAAE, encoded by the coding sequence ATGAGCCGGACCCTGACGCCCGCCTCCTTCCTCTCCCGCGACCTCGAAGTCGCCGATCCCGAAGTGTTCCGCGCGATCCAGGAGGAGGCGCGGCGCCAGAGCGAGAACCTCGAGCTGATCGCGTCGGAGAACTTCGTCTCCCGGGCCGTCCGGCAGGCGGCCGGCTCGGTGCTCACGAACAAGTACGCGGAGGGCTACCCGGGCCGGCGTTACTACGGCGGCTGCGAGTTCGTGGACCGCGTCGAGTCGCTCGCGATCGAGCGGGCGAAGGCGCTCTTCTCGGCCGAGCACGCCAACGTCCAGCCGCATTCCGGGTCCCAGGCGAACATGGCCGTCTACCTGACGGCGCTCTCGGCCGGCGACGTGATCCTCGGCATGAACCTCTCCCACGGCGGCCATCTCACGCACGGCCACCCGCTGTCGTTCTCCGGGCGCGAGTACAAGGTCGTCGCGTACGGCGTGCGGCGCGAGGACGAGCGGATCGATTACGACGAGCTCGCCGCCCTCGCCCGCGAGCACCGGCCCAAGCTCATCATCGCGGGAGCGTCCGCGTATTCGCGCATCCTCGATTTCGAGCGGTTCGGCGAGATCGCTCGAGAAGTCGGCGCCGTGCTGATGTGCGACATCGCCCACATCGCGGGGCTCGTCGTGGCGGGGCTGCACCCCTCGCCGGTTCCGGTCGCCGAGTACGTCACGACGACGACCCACAAGACGCTCCGCGGACCGCGCGGCGGAATGATCCTCTGCCGGTCGGCGTTCCAGAAGGACCTCGACCGCAACGTCTTCCCGGGCGTGCAGGGGGGGCCTCTCGAGCACATCATCGCGGCGAAGGCCGTCTGCTTCGCCGAAGCGGCCGCTCCCGAGTTTTCGGCGTACCAGCGGCGGATCGTGGAGAACGCCCGCGCGCTCGCGGCGGCGCTCTCGGCGCGCGGCTGGCGGGTCGTCTCCGGCGGCACCGACACGCATCTCTTCTCGATCGACGTGGGCGCGCGCGGAATCACCGGGAAGGACGCCGAGAAGGCTCTCGACGCCGCGGGAATCACGGTCAACAAGAACACGATCCCGTTCGACCCGCTCCCGCCGCTCAAGGCGTCGGGGATCCGGATCGGGACGCCGGCGGTGACGACGCGGGGGATGGGGGTCGAGGAGATGGAAACCGTCGCGGAGCTGATCGCCGAGGTACTCGCCGCCCCGGCCGACGCCGAGACGGGCCGGCGCGTGCGCGGGAGGGTGCGCGAGCTTTGCGGGGCCTTTCCGCTGGACGCGGCGGAGTGA
- a CDS encoding DUF4258 domain-containing protein produces MKIDELAAAVGLGRVRITNRADEELHSHRLTIDQVCAAVAHGEIVEELAADAGPYPACRVAAKLADGEPMEAVWAWNARTGWTVLINAYRIARPEGGGREEKSDEVAVR; encoded by the coding sequence ATGAAAATCGACGAACTGGCGGCGGCGGTAGGGCTCGGACGCGTGCGAATCACGAACCGGGCGGACGAGGAGCTCCATTCGCACCGCCTCACGATCGACCAGGTCTGCGCGGCCGTCGCGCACGGCGAGATCGTCGAGGAGCTCGCGGCCGATGCGGGCCCCTATCCGGCCTGCCGCGTCGCCGCGAAGCTCGCGGACGGGGAGCCGATGGAGGCCGTCTGGGCCTGGAACGCCCGGACGGGGTGGACCGTGCTGATCAACGCGTACCGCATCGCCCGCCCGGAAGGCGGCGGCCGGGAGGAGAAATCGGATGAAGTGGCCGTTCGATAA
- a CDS encoding YgiT-type zinc finger protein, giving the protein MKWPFDKCPLCGGELVDRIVEKLLRGGVDTAVLKVQAEVCARCAGRIYTQKAIRQFEAVRARLEKKETAGLQPVGRTFHVL; this is encoded by the coding sequence ATGAAGTGGCCGTTCGATAAGTGCCCGCTCTGCGGCGGGGAGCTGGTCGACCGCATCGTCGAGAAGCTCCTGCGGGGCGGTGTCGACACCGCGGTGCTGAAGGTCCAGGCCGAGGTCTGCGCCCGCTGCGCCGGCCGGATCTACACGCAGAAGGCGATTCGCCAGTTCGAGGCGGTGCGCGCCCGGCTGGAGAAGAAGGAGACGGCGGGGTTGCAGCCGGTCGGCCGCACCTTCCACGTGCTGTAA
- a CDS encoding dolichyl-phosphate beta-glucosyltransferase, which translates to MRLSVVVPAYNEERRLPATLARIGEYVASAGETGWEIVVVDDGSADRTAEAARAAGSAGGIPVEVVVLPANRGKGAAIREGVRRSRGERVLVSDADLSTPIEEWTKLRDAGAPLAIGSRAIDEATVRRRQAWYRRALGKVFNRIVRTLSVPGIRDTQCGFKLFDGAVARDLFAAARIDRFAWDVEILAIARARGIPIAEVPVLWFNSPESKVSVFRDLAPTVRDLLRIRLRMRREAKAARRTEQAAPRG; encoded by the coding sequence GTGAGGCTCTCCGTCGTCGTTCCCGCCTACAACGAGGAGCGCCGCCTCCCCGCCACGCTCGCGAGGATCGGCGAATACGTCGCGAGCGCGGGAGAGACCGGATGGGAGATCGTCGTCGTCGACGACGGCTCCGCCGACCGCACGGCCGAGGCGGCCCGAGCCGCCGGCTCCGCGGGGGGCATTCCCGTCGAAGTCGTCGTCCTTCCCGCCAACCGCGGCAAGGGAGCGGCGATCCGGGAGGGCGTGCGGCGGTCGCGCGGAGAACGGGTCCTCGTGAGCGACGCCGACCTCTCGACGCCGATCGAGGAGTGGACGAAGCTCCGCGACGCCGGGGCGCCGCTCGCGATCGGATCGCGCGCGATCGACGAGGCGACGGTCCGCCGCCGCCAGGCGTGGTACCGGCGCGCCCTCGGCAAGGTCTTCAACCGGATCGTCCGGACGCTCTCCGTGCCGGGGATCCGGGACACGCAGTGCGGATTCAAACTGTTCGACGGCGCCGTGGCGCGCGACCTCTTCGCGGCGGCGCGGATCGACCGGTTCGCGTGGGACGTGGAGATCCTCGCGATCGCGCGCGCGCGGGGGATCCCGATCGCCGAGGTCCCGGTCCTCTGGTTTAACTCGCCGGAATCGAAAGTATCGGTCTTCCGCGACCTGGCGCCGACGGTGCGGGACCTGCTGAGGATCCGGCTGCGGATGCGGCGCGAGGCGAAGGCGGCTCGGAGGACGGAGCAGGCGGCCCCGCGAGGGTAG
- a CDS encoding class I SAM-dependent methyltransferase: protein MTVADASRYRWKEIPGSSHDRLRRLLLALPPGRTMLDLGAGAGHLGKAVAGHFSHVAGVEADPSARPPIGAYDEWVAASVSGELSWSRRFDVVVCADVLEHVADPESVLARVREWIAPDGLLLVSLPNVANVAVRISLLAGRFEYADAGILDRTHLRFYTRRSARRLVEGGGFRIRRVRATPIPAELPLPVLGRAPLRAPSRALFSSAARLWPALFGYQFVIEAEPA, encoded by the coding sequence CTGACCGTCGCGGACGCGTCCCGCTACCGCTGGAAAGAGATCCCCGGCTCGTCGCACGATCGCCTCCGGCGGCTCCTGCTCGCGCTTCCTCCCGGCCGGACGATGCTCGACCTCGGCGCGGGCGCCGGGCACCTCGGAAAGGCGGTCGCCGGCCATTTCTCGCACGTCGCGGGGGTCGAGGCCGATCCGTCGGCGCGGCCTCCGATCGGCGCCTACGACGAGTGGGTGGCCGCGTCGGTCTCCGGCGAACTCTCCTGGAGCCGCCGCTTCGACGTCGTCGTCTGCGCAGACGTCCTCGAGCACGTCGCGGATCCCGAGTCCGTGCTCGCGCGGGTCCGGGAATGGATCGCTCCGGACGGGCTCCTCCTCGTCTCGCTCCCGAACGTGGCGAACGTCGCGGTGCGGATCTCCCTCCTCGCGGGCCGGTTCGAGTACGCCGACGCGGGGATCCTCGACCGCACCCACCTGCGCTTCTACACGCGCCGGAGCGCCCGCCGCCTGGTCGAGGGCGGCGGGTTCCGTATCCGCCGCGTCCGGGCGACGCCGATTCCGGCCGAGCTCCCGCTCCCGGTTCTCGGCCGCGCCCCACTCCGTGCGCCCTCGCGCGCGCTCTTCTCGTCCGCCGCCCGGCTCTGGCCGGCGCTTTTCGGCTATCAGTTCGTCATCGAGGCGGAGCCCGCGTGA